GTACATGGGCGCACAACCCAGTGCGAAGGTGGGCTTTTTGTCGAGGAACATTTCCAGACCATGGTCGTTGTAGAACACTATAGCAATGTCCGGCTGCTGTTCGTTCAGCCACTCGCGCACTGGCGGGTAACCGGCAAAAAAATCCTTCCAGTAAGGAGTGTCTTCCAACCCCTTATCCATGGCGATGCCGATCGCCGGAATGTGGGATGTGGTGATGCCGCCAATAACTTTAGCCATTGTTTTTCCCCCTTCCCTGACTATCCAGGTATGCCTGAAACTCTTCTTTGGTACGCCCGGTCTGCATGCCACCAATATCCTGCATATTCAGACCCAGAAGACCGGCGAACTTGGCCAGATAATAAACACTGCCACCCAGACGCAGCAGTTCGTTAAGGTCACGCTTGAGAATCGCTTCTTTCTGGGCTTCGGTCAGGCCGAACTTGTCACAGTACCCCGCTTCATCAGCCTTGAAAGCCTCACGGGCGTCAGCGTTGTTGAAGGAGTAGCACATTTTGTTCAGCGGATAGCCTTTGGTGGACATGGGGCCGTCGAAAAAGATCGTACCCGGTATCTCGCGGTGCGTTGAGCTCATGATCAGTTCTCCTGTCAGGACCAGTAAAGTCGCATCGGGTTGTCGACCAGCAGCTTTTGCTGCAGTTCGGCGGTGGTTGCGATCTGCGGGATAACGTCCACCAGTTTGCCGTCATCAGGGGTATGAGACTTCATATTGGGGTGCGGCCAGTCGGTACCCCACAGGCAACGATCCGGGAATTTTTCGACCAGCGCCTTCATGAACGGCACCACATCGCTGTAATCCGGTGGAGTCTGGGTCAGGCGTTCGGGGCAGGTGGTCTTCACCCAAACCTTTTCATTGCCGCCCATGAAATCGATGAAACGTTGGAAATCAGGGTGATCGACGCCCTTGGTCACATCCGGACGCCCCATATGGTCGACTACGATGGTGGTGTCGAGCTGATTCAGGAAGGGAATCAGATCTTCCAGATCCGGTGCTTCGAAGTAGACCACAATATGCCAGCCCAGTGGCTTGATCTTCTCGGCAATCGACAGGAATACTTCTTTCGGCGTGGTGTCGACCAGACGCTTGACGAAGTTGAAACGCACGGCACGCACACCGGCCTTATCCATCGCTTTAAGCTCTTCCACGGTGATCGCAGGATCTACGACGGCCACACCGCGCGCCAGCTCACCGGCGCTTTCCAGTGCATCGACCAGCGCAGCGTTGTCGGTACCGTGGCAGGATGCCTGCACGATGACGTTGCGCTCAAAGCCAAGGTAGTCACGCAGCTCGAACAGCTTTTCCTTGGGCGCATCACAAGGGGTGTACTTGCGCTTGGGGTGGTAAGGGAACGTGTCCGCCGGCCCAAATACGTGGCAGTGCGCATCAACGGCTCCGGCAGGCGCCTTGAACTCAGGCTTGCTCGGGTTGGCGTGGAAAGGAAGGTAGTCAGGATCCATCATCTCATTACACCTGCTTGGAATCAGTTATTGTGGGTAAAGACTTCACCGTCAAAAAGCTTGCGGGCCGTTCTCAGAATCGCGGCGGAGGCCACTTGACCTCTGGCATCCATATCCAGGATCACGCTCATCTCGCCGAGCGGGTGTTCAACCGACAGCATCTTGCGTGCACCTTCCGGCACTTCGGCAATCGCTGCGGCGGGTGAACCGGGCAGTACCGCCGCAGTCGCTACGCTGACCGCACCCAGTACACCGATGGAAGCGTGACAG
This DNA window, taken from Marinobacterium iners, encodes the following:
- a CDS encoding amidohydrolase family protein — protein: MMDPDYLPFHANPSKPEFKAPAGAVDAHCHVFGPADTFPYHPKRKYTPCDAPKEKLFELRDYLGFERNVIVQASCHGTDNAALVDALESAGELARGVAVVDPAITVEELKAMDKAGVRAVRFNFVKRLVDTTPKEVFLSIAEKIKPLGWHIVVYFEAPDLEDLIPFLNQLDTTIVVDHMGRPDVTKGVDHPDFQRFIDFMGGNEKVWVKTTCPERLTQTPPDYSDVVPFMKALVEKFPDRCLWGTDWPHPNMKSHTPDDGKLVDVIPQIATTAELQQKLLVDNPMRLYWS
- a CDS encoding protocatechuate 4,5-dioxygenase subunit alpha: MSSTHREIPGTIFFDGPMSTKGYPLNKMCYSFNNADAREAFKADEAGYCDKFGLTEAQKEAILKRDLNELLRLGGSVYYLAKFAGLLGLNMQDIGGMQTGRTKEEFQAYLDSQGRGKNNG